In one Choloepus didactylus isolate mChoDid1 chromosome 1, mChoDid1.pri, whole genome shotgun sequence genomic region, the following are encoded:
- the SST gene encoding somatostatin, with protein sequence MLSCRLQCALAALSIVLAMGGVTGAPSDPRLRQFLQKSLAAAAGKQELAKYFLAELLSEPNQTENDALEPEDLSQTAEQDEMRLELQRSANSNPAMAPRERKAGCKNFFWKTFTSC encoded by the exons ATGCTGTCCTGCCGCCTACAGTGCGCGCTGGCCGCGCTTTCCATCGTCCTGGCCATGGGCGGGGTCACCGGCGCGCCCTCGGACCCCAGACTCCGTCAATTTCTGCAGAAGTCCCTGGCTGCTGCCGCGGGGAAGCAG GAGCTGGCCAAGTACTTCTTGGCAGAACTGCTGTCTGAACCCAACCAGACAGAGAATGATGCCCTGGAACCTGAAGATTTGTCCCAGACTGCTGAGCAGGATGAAATGAGACTGGAGCTGCAGAGATCTGCTAACTCGAATCCGGCCATGGCACCCCGGGAACGCAAAGCTGGTTGCAAGAATTTCTTCTGGAAGACTTTCACATCCTGTTAG